In Spirosoma aureum, a single genomic region encodes these proteins:
- a CDS encoding winged helix-turn-helix domain-containing protein — MIKKLFGVSFDPTQVGRILKKVGWTWAPI; from the coding sequence GTGATCAAGAAGCTATTTGGGGTAAGCTTTGACCCTACTCAAGTGGGTCGTATTTTGAAGAAAGTAGGTTGGACCTGGGCGCCGATTTAG
- a CDS encoding LuxR C-terminal-related transcriptional regulator, translating into MQSILIAHGQCVSRIGFDVLIKELLGSSVNVVFVEDGKGIMALLEHKMPCMLIIDAHLPKSNVLTTVMAILRSHPVLRILMTSSSPDDVMATNFFKLGVLAFVYMGSTCDEFRSAILNVFKGKRHFSESQSEMLLHGMIENGNSNPFQRLSIRELEVCHLLLLGYGPMGVADALSINASTASTYKRRVFEKLGIKNILELNRLAGLFEVILSG; encoded by the coding sequence ATGCAGTCTATACTTATTGCTCACGGGCAATGTGTGTCCCGAATTGGTTTTGACGTATTGATAAAAGAATTGCTCGGTAGTAGCGTCAATGTGGTCTTTGTAGAGGATGGTAAGGGAATCATGGCCTTGTTGGAGCACAAAATGCCCTGCATGTTAATCATAGACGCTCATTTGCCTAAATCAAATGTCTTAACGACGGTCATGGCGATTCTTAGGAGTCATCCTGTGCTCAGAATCCTGATGACAAGTTCAAGTCCAGATGATGTGATGGCAACCAATTTTTTCAAATTGGGGGTCCTTGCGTTTGTATATATGGGGTCAACATGTGATGAATTTCGATCGGCCATACTGAACGTGTTCAAAGGTAAGCGTCACTTCTCCGAAAGTCAGTCGGAAATGTTGCTTCATGGAATGATCGAAAATGGTAACTCTAACCCATTTCAAAGGTTGTCGATCAGAGAACTGGAGGTATGCCATCTACTTTTATTGGGATACGGGCCTATGGGAGTCGCCGACGCATTATCCATCAATGCTTCCACTGCCAGCACTTACAAACGTAGGGTCTTTGAAAAGCTTGGGATTAAGAATATTCTTGAACTCAATAGGTTGGCCGGTCTGTTTGAGGTTATCCTATCGGGCTGA
- a CDS encoding RNA polymerase sigma factor, with protein sequence MEHLDSKSTQQIQEEGLWNLFLEGEQAALGKLADMHYRKLYNYGARFSQDKDFVRDCLQELFMELWERRARLSKVQHVKPYLLTALRHKMINESFKLKRFKQYEELPFLSDVTEKPIELAIIELELSWENAMRLKTIISGLTSRQQEIIYLRFYQGLEFVEITQIMDMERQSVANLLHRSLREIRDKWLAAEFPTTLLLFFLPFNYLIIRYLSKFL encoded by the coding sequence TTGGAGCATCTGGATTCGAAATCGACACAGCAAATCCAGGAAGAAGGGTTGTGGAATCTATTTCTGGAAGGAGAACAGGCGGCTTTGGGAAAGTTAGCCGACATGCATTACAGAAAACTTTACAACTACGGAGCCCGATTTTCTCAGGATAAGGATTTTGTGCGAGACTGCTTGCAAGAGCTTTTTATGGAATTATGGGAAAGGAGAGCCAGGCTTTCGAAGGTCCAGCACGTAAAACCTTACTTGCTGACGGCGCTACGGCATAAGATGATTAATGAATCATTTAAATTGAAGCGCTTTAAGCAATATGAAGAGCTGCCGTTCCTGTCCGATGTTACAGAAAAGCCAATTGAACTGGCAATTATTGAACTCGAATTGTCTTGGGAAAATGCCATGAGGCTCAAAACTATCATCTCCGGACTTACGAGCAGACAACAGGAAATAATTTATCTCAGGTTTTATCAGGGGCTGGAATTTGTAGAAATCACTCAGATTATGGACATGGAACGACAGAGTGTTGCAAATCTGCTTCACCGTTCTTTGAGAGAAATCCGCGATAAATGGCTCGCTGCAGAATTTCCGACAACATTGTTACTATTTTTCCTCCCTTTCAACTATCTTATTATCAGATATTTATCTAAATTTCTTTAA
- a CDS encoding response regulator gives MSKSILIADDHQLVRKGLQLVIREVLGFNSHVEFAENGTQVLEKLKAKKFDLLLTDLSMPETDELGMITNALSTSPGLKILVITVKPDKVFATRFFKAGVMGYVNKSESDYVLSEAISVISQGRRYISHSQIELFTNALIKNALDSPFDKLSNREFEVTLMLLKGFGAIEIAKSLSISASTASTFRCRIFSKLEINNLLELNHLAQQYQIPVDFENG, from the coding sequence ATGTCAAAGTCCATATTAATAGCAGATGACCATCAGTTGGTTAGAAAAGGGCTTCAACTGGTAATCAGGGAAGTTCTGGGATTTAACTCTCATGTTGAATTTGCTGAAAATGGAACGCAGGTTCTTGAAAAACTTAAAGCGAAAAAGTTCGATTTGTTGCTTACCGACTTGAGTATGCCCGAAACCGATGAACTTGGAATGATCACGAACGCCTTGTCAACCTCTCCCGGACTCAAAATTCTAGTGATAACAGTCAAACCAGACAAGGTTTTTGCTACACGTTTTTTCAAGGCAGGTGTGATGGGGTACGTTAATAAATCAGAATCTGATTATGTATTGTCGGAGGCAATCAGTGTCATTAGCCAGGGTAGACGCTATATTTCGCACTCACAGATAGAGTTATTTACCAATGCGCTTATTAAAAACGCTCTTGATTCGCCATTTGATAAACTCTCTAATCGGGAATTCGAGGTTACTTTAATGCTACTGAAAGGTTTTGGCGCAATTGAGATAGCAAAAAGTTTGTCCATAAGTGCTTCTACAGCTAGTACTTTCCGTTGCCGAATATTCAGTAAGTTGGAAATTAACAATCTGCTAGAACTGAATCACCTTGCTCAGCAATACCAGATTCCTGTGGATTTTGAAAACGGATAG
- a CDS encoding sensor histidine kinase, producing the protein MFLITNGISQPAQPILFQYSTDNGLPQNSAKGIAFDKWGFCWIATEMGLVRFDGRFFTTYGTAEIKGLRSERMSGMNYDNLGNLYISVEGGQVIKIDSETSKTMPCPILIDSHAILISNQGFAIRDEATCRVIEQFHRTTDKGRHYGTCGLKTKDQYVYSEGNVFYLPANQSSLISIRLHTKNNYPKYALVGNRFFIAINSGNKIEAWELGYRKRDIKAIQGSLAKDIDFLSGKFKCYCNVSGSFIYVNGNLHELSIKDEKIISTKVLENINVTALACVYFSKEQNKYYLGSLTDGLLVVQKSHFMQPTLPKTVPDESFYSQAKVNDSTIFCHNLIMSPGLPTINLNIGHEPFAGFDVSSDQQIYFQKNELSLARYDFQKRRLKNLLSLQYPLLYIRVDKTVSDSYVFFSQMHFGRVIRDSLYQFQEFPGVTQIKSVTALSRFRYLIGTNDGLKWYDSKKNKIYQSVLDAIQVRASLSDSDGRVWIATYGKGFYLFEKGKLYKMPLGPKQALKTVHSFIDDSHGYFWLPTNNGLFKVLKTDLINYALGKTSNVYFFRFDRNDGLKTNEFNGGCDPSHVWLKDSLLSISSLKGLIWFYPNKLSPNYPSRPIYIDSLVVNSKPIKITTDQIELKPDFNRLSMLVSSPYFGNQANLNLEYKVAGLDSHWHTLDDRGTFTINNLPAGDYKLLFRRSSNRDKDGVFQLSIPLTVLPWFYNTLQFYALVVFLLIVGIYLTFKQRLRVLNKKSEELEKIVSERTSELNAAVLDLANSEMALLESNRFKDHVITMVLHDMRSPIRFLSLMSGNLFRNHSTLSNNDLHESLSDLYIGTQNLLGFTEQFFIWVMSQQKGFRVNNSWFLLQDLLDEIAGLYSEILKINRNQFQIHNTQLRCYTDYQVLSVIIRNLIDNANKNTAGGLVSISSYAEGSNLVISISDSGMGLDQNQINVFMDREKVLGNHGTGSILIHRMLDQIKGILTITSEIGEGSTFSIRFQNPQESGIAEQGDSVLADC; encoded by the coding sequence TTGTTTCTCATCACCAACGGGATATCTCAACCTGCTCAACCCATTCTTTTTCAATATTCGACAGATAATGGATTACCTCAAAATAGTGCGAAAGGTATCGCTTTTGACAAATGGGGGTTCTGTTGGATAGCTACAGAAATGGGGCTAGTCCGGTTTGACGGCAGATTTTTTACAACATATGGCACGGCAGAGATCAAGGGACTTAGATCCGAACGAATGTCTGGGATGAACTATGATAACTTAGGTAACCTATACATTTCTGTCGAAGGCGGGCAAGTTATTAAAATCGATTCGGAAACTTCAAAAACAATGCCATGCCCGATCCTAATAGATAGCCATGCAATACTAATATCGAATCAGGGGTTCGCTATAAGGGATGAGGCAACATGTCGTGTTATTGAACAATTTCATAGAACTACCGACAAAGGAAGGCACTACGGCACCTGCGGCTTGAAAACCAAAGATCAATATGTATATTCTGAGGGAAATGTTTTCTACCTACCCGCTAATCAGTCCAGCCTTATCTCCATAAGACTTCATACAAAAAACAATTACCCTAAATATGCCCTTGTTGGCAATCGTTTTTTTATAGCTATTAATTCAGGAAATAAGATTGAGGCTTGGGAACTCGGATACCGGAAACGTGATATAAAAGCAATTCAAGGATCGCTTGCGAAAGATATAGATTTCTTAAGTGGCAAATTTAAATGCTATTGCAACGTGTCAGGCTCGTTCATTTATGTAAATGGTAACTTACACGAACTGTCAATCAAAGATGAAAAAATTATATCTACTAAAGTACTCGAAAACATCAATGTCACGGCGCTAGCTTGCGTATACTTTTCTAAGGAGCAAAATAAATATTACTTAGGTTCTCTCACTGATGGTTTGCTTGTGGTGCAAAAATCTCATTTTATGCAGCCGACTCTTCCCAAAACAGTGCCAGATGAAAGTTTCTATTCACAGGCAAAAGTAAATGACTCCACCATTTTCTGCCACAACTTGATAATGTCTCCAGGTTTGCCGACAATTAACTTGAATATTGGTCATGAACCCTTTGCAGGCTTTGATGTATCATCGGATCAGCAAATATATTTTCAAAAAAATGAGCTTTCACTTGCTAGATACGACTTTCAGAAAAGGAGACTAAAAAACCTACTTTCACTTCAGTACCCTTTACTATATATACGGGTTGACAAAACGGTTAGCGATTCATATGTCTTTTTTTCGCAAATGCATTTTGGAAGAGTCATTCGTGATTCGCTGTACCAATTTCAGGAATTCCCAGGGGTGACCCAAATCAAAAGTGTGACGGCACTAAGTAGGTTTCGTTATCTGATTGGGACTAACGATGGTTTAAAGTGGTATGATTCTAAAAAAAATAAGATTTACCAGTCCGTTTTAGACGCTATTCAGGTAAGAGCATCTCTATCCGATTCCGATGGCCGGGTATGGATAGCTACCTATGGTAAAGGCTTCTATCTTTTTGAAAAGGGGAAACTTTATAAAATGCCACTTGGTCCTAAACAAGCCCTAAAAACCGTCCATTCGTTTATTGACGACAGCCATGGTTATTTCTGGCTACCTACCAACAATGGTTTATTCAAAGTTCTGAAGACAGATTTGATCAATTATGCACTGGGAAAAACGAGCAATGTCTATTTTTTTCGCTTTGATAGAAATGACGGTTTAAAAACCAACGAGTTCAATGGAGGATGTGACCCGTCTCATGTTTGGCTCAAAGACAGTCTGTTATCAATTTCTTCTTTAAAAGGTCTGATTTGGTTTTACCCTAATAAACTATCGCCGAATTATCCGTCCAGACCAATTTACATTGATAGTTTAGTGGTTAACAGCAAACCCATCAAAATAACAACGGATCAGATTGAATTAAAGCCCGATTTCAACAGATTGTCGATGCTTGTATCATCGCCATACTTTGGTAATCAGGCCAATTTAAATCTTGAATATAAGGTGGCTGGCCTTGATTCGCACTGGCACACGCTGGACGATAGAGGAACATTTACAATCAATAACCTTCCCGCAGGAGATTACAAACTATTGTTCCGTAGAAGCAGCAACAGAGATAAAGATGGCGTATTCCAACTGTCTATACCATTGACAGTACTGCCATGGTTTTATAATACTTTACAGTTCTATGCCTTGGTAGTGTTTCTTTTAATTGTTGGTATTTATTTGACTTTCAAACAGCGTTTGCGTGTTTTGAACAAGAAATCTGAAGAACTTGAAAAAATTGTATCTGAACGCACCAGTGAATTAAATGCCGCTGTGCTTGATTTAGCAAACTCGGAAATGGCATTGCTTGAAAGTAACCGTTTTAAAGATCATGTCATCACAATGGTATTACACGACATGAGGTCACCCATTCGGTTTCTTTCATTAATGAGTGGAAATCTGTTCCGCAACCACTCAACCCTTAGCAATAATGATCTTCATGAATCCTTGTCCGATCTATACATTGGAACCCAGAACCTTTTAGGTTTTACCGAGCAATTTTTCATTTGGGTTATGTCTCAGCAAAAAGGGTTCAGAGTGAATAATTCCTGGTTTTTATTACAGGATCTTTTGGATGAGATTGCTGGCCTGTATAGTGAAATACTTAAAATCAATAGAAACCAATTTCAAATCCACAATACCCAGCTTCGTTGCTACACTGATTATCAAGTGTTGTCAGTTATCATCCGGAATCTGATTGATAATGCTAATAAAAATACTGCTGGCGGACTGGTGTCCATATCATCTTATGCTGAAGGATCAAACTTAGTCATTTCTATTAGTGACTCTGGTATGGGCCTCGACCAGAATCAAATCAATGTATTTATGGATCGAGAAAAGGTGCTTGGTAATCATGGAACAGGAAGCATATTGATCCATCGAATGTTAGATCAGATAAAGGGTATTCTCACAATTACCAGCGAGATCGGAGAAGGCAGCACCTTTTCTATCCGTTTTCAAAATCCACAGGAATCTGGTATTGCTGAGCAAGGTGATTCAGTTCTAGCAGATTGTTAA
- a CDS encoding FecR family protein has protein sequence MEKYSSYDVPDFAADKFFQEWVLRPNQSSERFWRQWISNNPGSQSILLEAAEWVIAIHSMYQDDLTEQCRKQEVSKLFEKKTIKRTRWFHIAGQTSYRLHTVLICILLAGLLGWYYTSAFLSIEPPPSFGYASDELVTRVNRTGKAITILLDDGSIILLDTGSSIRYPKEFRHSVRKVELIGDAFFDVARNTEKPFLVIAGKTLTKVLGTSFKIKCNGEKVVVAVKTGQVSVRFNADQDSIDANVHLTQNQQVVYDSQSEDFRTGKVEAPWVLPDMQNVQVVPDLEDTLVSELFRKLEISYGVQISYNETSFSDCRITTQFTDETLRQKLQAICSVTKATFRFEDGRIVIEGACQ, from the coding sequence ATGGAAAAATACAGTTCGTATGACGTTCCTGATTTTGCGGCTGACAAGTTTTTTCAGGAATGGGTACTGCGTCCAAATCAATCAAGCGAGAGATTTTGGAGGCAATGGATATCGAATAATCCTGGCTCCCAAAGCATACTTTTGGAAGCCGCAGAATGGGTTATAGCCATCCACTCGATGTATCAGGATGATCTTACAGAACAATGCAGGAAACAGGAAGTATCTAAACTCTTTGAGAAAAAAACAATAAAAAGAACAAGGTGGTTTCACATCGCCGGACAAACCAGTTATCGGCTACATACGGTTCTTATTTGTATTCTTTTGGCAGGCCTGCTAGGATGGTATTATACATCAGCATTTCTGTCTATAGAGCCTCCTCCTTCTTTCGGGTATGCATCAGATGAATTAGTCACGAGAGTGAATAGAACCGGTAAAGCCATTACAATTTTGCTTGATGATGGCAGTATAATCCTACTCGATACTGGAAGCTCCATTCGATATCCAAAAGAATTTAGACACTCAGTCAGAAAAGTGGAACTGATAGGGGATGCTTTTTTTGATGTCGCTCGAAATACGGAGAAACCATTTCTAGTGATTGCCGGCAAGACGTTGACCAAAGTTCTTGGCACAAGTTTCAAGATCAAATGTAATGGTGAAAAAGTAGTCGTAGCTGTTAAAACCGGGCAAGTTTCCGTTCGGTTCAATGCGGATCAGGATAGTATAGATGCTAACGTCCACCTCACCCAGAATCAGCAGGTCGTTTATGATAGTCAAAGCGAAGACTTTCGAACGGGTAAGGTGGAAGCCCCCTGGGTTCTGCCAGATATGCAAAATGTTCAGGTAGTACCGGATTTGGAGGATACGCTTGTCTCCGAGCTTTTTCGGAAGCTTGAAATAAGTTACGGCGTCCAAATATCCTATAATGAAACAAGTTTTTCAGATTGTCGTATCACCACCCAATTTACTGATGAAACACTACGGCAGAAATTACAGGCAATCTGCTCAGTTACCAAAGCGACTTTCAGATTTGAAGATGGACGCATTGTAATCGAAGGTGCCTGCCAGTAA
- a CDS encoding RagB/SusD family nutrient uptake outer membrane protein, with the protein MQQLTDLASDDGWTWRNEIDGDVYIIQANSTYTQNVWEPHYLGICRANTIIDNIDVAVDLTDPILKKAVEGQAKFIRAFYYFNLVRLFGDVPLIVRQIKTRDDSEQPRTAAKEIYAQIKKDLSDAEKLLPASYSGSFGMEKGRPTAQSASALKALVHLELEEWDQVKIATEGIINKAALPVNYASSFNGTAENSPASFFEVQYGGVSSATTSGLSQSWSPTSAGGGAAMLPSDDTMNGTGGGLSSGNGIVQAFEPNDLRKSVCLASYDLINFLDAKRPKGSLLYINKYLNNVDPRGQSTWNYPLIRLSEIILTRAEALNEIGFQADKEAFELLNLVRTKAGLKPLLSSDIAGQEEFRNAIRKERRTELAFEAKRYFDLNRWGILANTIQEQMNLSKRTFPTARSVSHAITGKTYFLYPLPATEFINNARLGQQNPGYN; encoded by the coding sequence ATGCAGCAGTTAACAGACCTTGCCAGTGACGATGGCTGGACCTGGCGTAATGAAATTGATGGGGATGTTTATATTATTCAAGCAAATTCTACCTATACTCAAAATGTATGGGAGCCGCATTACCTGGGAATTTGCCGTGCAAACACCATTATTGACAACATCGACGTTGCCGTAGATCTGACAGACCCTATATTGAAAAAGGCTGTGGAAGGGCAGGCGAAGTTCATCCGTGCTTTTTATTATTTCAACCTTGTAAGGCTTTTCGGAGACGTTCCATTAATAGTCAGGCAAATAAAAACGCGTGATGATTCCGAACAGCCGAGGACAGCAGCTAAAGAAATCTATGCCCAGATAAAAAAAGATCTTTCCGACGCTGAAAAACTGCTTCCAGCGAGTTATTCAGGCTCGTTTGGTATGGAAAAAGGCCGACCAACCGCCCAATCTGCTTCCGCATTGAAGGCCCTGGTCCATTTGGAGCTCGAAGAATGGGACCAGGTGAAGATCGCCACTGAAGGAATTATCAACAAAGCAGCTCTACCCGTGAACTATGCCAGTAGCTTTAACGGAACTGCCGAAAATAGTCCGGCGAGTTTTTTCGAAGTACAATACGGTGGTGTTTCCAGCGCGACTACTAGCGGCCTTAGTCAGTCGTGGTCGCCGACAAGCGCAGGCGGTGGTGCCGCTATGCTTCCTTCCGACGACACTATGAATGGAACTGGTGGCGGACTTTCGTCTGGAAACGGTATTGTTCAGGCTTTTGAGCCCAACGACCTCCGCAAATCCGTTTGTCTTGCGAGTTACGATCTGATTAATTTTCTTGATGCCAAGCGGCCAAAAGGAAGTCTGCTTTACATTAATAAATATTTAAATAACGTCGACCCGAGAGGACAGAGTACCTGGAATTATCCTTTGATCAGATTGTCCGAGATAATTTTGACGCGGGCCGAAGCCTTGAACGAAATTGGTTTTCAGGCGGATAAAGAGGCTTTCGAATTGCTGAATCTGGTGCGTACGAAGGCGGGTTTGAAGCCTTTACTATCCTCTGATATCGCCGGGCAGGAGGAATTTCGCAACGCGATCAGAAAAGAGCGACGAACGGAGCTGGCCTTTGAAGCAAAACGGTACTTCGATCTGAACCGCTGGGGGATACTAGCAAATACAATTCAGGAACAAATGAATTTGTCCAAACGAACATTCCCAACAGCCAGATCGGTTTCCCATGCTATTACGGGTAAAACGTACTTCTTATATCCATTGCCGGCAACTGAATTTATTAATAACGCACGGCTGGGGCAACAAAATCCAGGCTATAACTAA
- a CDS encoding TonB-dependent receptor: protein MQVHKQLPLLGRILVGVVFNTLVVILIFSGSSQAFRSETQDMLSKKISIQVNNEPVKKVFRNLNRLTGVKFVYNSGLIDENKRVSVKANEKSLAEVLNGIFEPLGIGYSVQDKLVLLKSLHSPATAEAGAYQTASNTLKVVTGKVTEKNAGPLPGVSIVVKGTQRGTVTNENGSFTIDLLAQDSILVFSFIGYQNLEENIRNRSEINVELIPENRSLDEVVVVGYGTQKVSDLTGSVTRISEKELQSRPVPSFQDAIQGRSSGVYVRQTGGNLDGRFSISVRGTGSVTGSNDPLVVVDGVPLFSGGFSTINPKDIVAVDILKDASATAIYGARAANGVLLITTRRGKEGKSNITFSADIGIEQMSKQYHVLTTEQQRRLFVDAFKNTGKNTAAYEDLTNPAWQVDTDWQKLGTRTAARRSYSLGLSGGTDKSTYSISIAHLDRQGTMRNSDFKSYSFRANNDITIKNRLKVSANLTGSHQIQHVLNQDSWGGGSYGGLLSNHSYTKPYDDNGNLTAINTAADPYFGANANPLIDQLQPVREEKLTRLLGAVKADLDIVKGLRFGGSLGADLVIGNNYSYLPVYQIGLFNRQQGSVTTRAGQDLNWLTDATLQYDKNINKHAVKVLVGFSTQQFNTRSATTTGTGTLDNALNQLSNQTNFNATGAEVTSGLVSSFARLNYSFDDKYLLTATVRRDGSSKFGPTKRYGTFPSASVAWRVTQEDFARNIPGLHELKLRSSYGLTGNQNIGDFSFITRAGPASYVYDNTVVIGNAVQNIGNPNLQWESARQFDAGLDLSLLKGRLALTLDYYHKLSDNLLIRTPVPFTSGVQEDPTVNIGSLKNTGFEFSLNSQNVVGKVNWSTNFNFSTNKNVVLDIGKNSIGNPLQIQGAILPLSNEATNLTVTGRPVGSFYMYRFIGIWQLGEEEAAKKWANAVPGDLKFADNNQNGIMDEGDKEFVGQPQPKVFGGINNTISYNGFSVSFLFNFAAGNKLYHSMRNLNARAVPFNQQLAEVADYWTPTNPTNKVPRASQQSGNTTFLATKVSTRYLENADFLRLKNVNLSYDFSEQVVKKLRLDAARLTLSATNLFTLTKYTGLDPEASSNTSLLSAGIDLTPYPLTKLYSLSILVTF, encoded by the coding sequence ATGCAAGTACATAAACAACTACCACTCTTAGGACGTATATTGGTAGGCGTTGTATTCAATACGCTCGTAGTAATCCTTATATTTAGTGGTAGTAGCCAAGCTTTCCGCTCTGAGACTCAGGACATGCTGAGCAAAAAGATCAGTATCCAGGTCAATAATGAGCCGGTAAAAAAAGTGTTTCGAAATCTCAACCGGCTTACTGGTGTCAAATTCGTCTACAACTCCGGGTTAATCGATGAAAACAAAAGAGTTAGCGTAAAGGCGAACGAGAAATCACTTGCCGAGGTCTTAAACGGAATTTTCGAGCCGCTGGGTATAGGTTACAGCGTTCAGGACAAACTGGTCTTGCTTAAATCGTTACACTCGCCTGCCACCGCTGAAGCAGGTGCTTATCAAACAGCATCGAATACCCTCAAGGTCGTAACCGGAAAAGTTACAGAAAAGAACGCAGGCCCCCTTCCAGGTGTAAGTATCGTTGTAAAAGGCACTCAGAGAGGGACTGTTACCAATGAAAATGGAAGTTTTACGATTGATTTGCTGGCGCAGGATTCCATTCTCGTTTTCAGCTTTATAGGCTATCAGAACCTCGAAGAAAACATTCGTAATCGTTCCGAAATCAACGTCGAGCTCATTCCCGAAAACAGATCTTTGGATGAGGTGGTCGTGGTTGGTTACGGCACTCAGAAAGTTTCCGACTTAACCGGCTCGGTTACCAGAATTTCGGAGAAGGAGTTGCAGAGCCGGCCGGTCCCATCCTTTCAGGACGCCATTCAGGGGCGGTCTAGTGGTGTTTATGTACGGCAAACCGGCGGAAATCTTGACGGCCGATTTTCAATCTCCGTGAGAGGGACAGGCTCCGTTACCGGAAGCAATGATCCTCTGGTCGTAGTTGACGGCGTCCCGCTGTTCAGCGGAGGCTTTTCTACAATCAATCCGAAAGATATTGTGGCCGTTGATATCCTGAAAGATGCCTCAGCAACTGCCATTTATGGTGCCAGGGCAGCAAATGGTGTACTGCTGATAACCACTCGGCGCGGAAAAGAAGGAAAATCCAACATAACCTTTAGCGCAGACATTGGCATCGAACAAATGTCAAAGCAGTACCATGTACTCACAACCGAACAACAGAGAAGGTTATTTGTAGATGCTTTTAAAAATACAGGCAAGAACACGGCAGCCTATGAAGATCTGACTAATCCGGCCTGGCAGGTTGACACAGACTGGCAAAAACTGGGAACCCGGACAGCCGCAAGACGTAGCTATTCGTTAGGACTGAGCGGTGGGACCGACAAAAGCACCTACTCGATTTCGATTGCGCACCTTGACCGGCAGGGAACGATGAGAAACTCCGACTTCAAATCGTACAGCTTTCGGGCGAACAACGACATTACCATCAAAAACAGATTAAAGGTTTCGGCGAATCTAACGGGAAGCCATCAGATACAACATGTTCTAAACCAGGATAGCTGGGGAGGTGGTTCGTACGGCGGATTGCTATCCAATCATTCCTACACCAAGCCATATGACGACAACGGAAACCTAACTGCAATCAACACAGCAGCAGATCCCTATTTCGGAGCTAATGCCAATCCGTTGATCGACCAGCTCCAGCCCGTCAGGGAAGAAAAGCTTACCCGTTTGCTTGGTGCTGTCAAAGCTGATCTTGACATTGTGAAAGGTCTGCGGTTTGGCGGCAGCCTGGGTGCCGATCTGGTTATCGGCAATAACTACTCTTACCTCCCAGTTTATCAGATCGGGTTATTCAACAGGCAACAGGGAAGTGTAACTACCAGGGCAGGGCAAGACCTCAACTGGTTGACGGACGCCACTTTGCAATATGACAAGAATATCAACAAACACGCTGTCAAGGTTCTGGTGGGATTTTCAACCCAACAATTCAATACTCGTTCGGCCACTACCACAGGGACAGGAACGCTCGACAATGCGCTGAACCAGCTTTCCAACCAAACTAACTTCAATGCTACAGGCGCAGAGGTTACCTCGGGACTTGTTTCGTCTTTTGCCCGTCTGAATTACAGTTTTGACGACAAATACCTGCTCACCGCCACGGTCAGAAGGGATGGATCATCCAAATTCGGGCCAACCAAACGGTACGGAACTTTCCCATCAGCTTCAGTTGCGTGGCGGGTTACGCAGGAAGATTTTGCTCGTAATATTCCCGGCCTTCACGAGCTGAAATTAAGGTCTAGCTATGGACTGACGGGGAACCAGAACATTGGCGATTTCTCATTTATAACAAGGGCTGGCCCGGCATCGTACGTTTATGATAATACTGTTGTAATAGGAAATGCTGTACAAAACATTGGCAATCCGAACCTGCAATGGGAATCAGCCCGGCAGTTTGACGCTGGACTGGATCTGAGTTTGCTTAAAGGCCGGTTAGCGCTCACACTCGACTATTATCACAAACTATCGGACAATCTTCTCATTAGGACGCCAGTCCCCTTTACGTCCGGTGTCCAGGAAGATCCGACTGTCAACATCGGATCACTGAAGAATACGGGGTTTGAATTTTCCCTGAATTCTCAGAACGTAGTGGGTAAAGTTAACTGGTCCACCAATTTTAATTTTAGTACTAATAAAAATGTAGTGCTGGATATAGGCAAAAACTCAATAGGAAATCCTTTACAAATTCAAGGGGCTATTTTACCGCTTTCCAATGAGGCCACCAACCTGACTGTAACCGGAAGGCCAGTAGGCTCTTTCTACATGTACAGGTTTATAGGGATATGGCAGCTAGGAGAAGAAGAAGCCGCTAAAAAATGGGCAAATGCTGTACCTGGGGACCTCAAATTCGCAGATAATAACCAAAACGGAATTATGGATGAGGGCGATAAAGAGTTTGTTGGGCAACCGCAACCGAAAGTGTTTGGAGGGATAAACAACACAATATCGTATAACGGCTTTTCGGTTTCGTTCTTATTCAATTTTGCAGCGGGCAACAAACTCTATCATTCCATGAGGAACCTGAACGCCAGAGCTGTACCATTCAACCAGCAACTTGCCGAGGTTGCCGATTATTGGACTCCTACAAACCCTACCAACAAAGTTCCCCGAGCCTCTCAGCAATCAGGCAACACCACGTTTTTAGCCACCAAAGTTTCGACCCGCTATCTCGAAAATGCAGATTTCCTGCGTCTTAAAAATGTAAACCTGTCATATGACTTTTCTGAACAAGTAGTTAAAAAATTACGATTGGACGCTGCCAGATTAACACTAAGTGCAACCAATTTATTCACCTTAACAAAATATACCGGGCTAGATCCCGAAGCCTCAAGCAATACTAGTTTGCTCTCTGCCGGTATCGACCTTACGCCCTATCCGCTTACCAAGCTCTATTCTTTGTCCATTTTGGTAACCTTTTAA